In a genomic window of Deferrivibrio essentukiensis:
- a CDS encoding DedA family protein, with amino-acid sequence MDKIVAFIVASIGGMGYIGIVLLMALESSFFPFPSEVVVPPAGYLASQGEMNIFLVILSGILGSILGAFVNYYIAYKYGRNLLITYGKYFFINEEKFKKIESFFITHGEISTFVGRLIPGVRQYISFPAGLAKMNLTKFIFYTALGAGIWVVILAYVGYFIGNNIELIREKLHIITIIIIPFIIIIIMLYIYINKKKKKA; translated from the coding sequence TAAAATAGTTGCCTTTATTGTAGCTTCCATAGGTGGAATGGGATATATTGGAATTGTGCTTTTGATGGCACTTGAAAGCTCTTTTTTCCCTTTTCCAAGTGAAGTAGTAGTCCCTCCGGCCGGCTATCTCGCCTCTCAAGGGGAAATGAATATTTTTTTAGTAATCTTAAGCGGAATTTTAGGCAGTATATTAGGTGCCTTTGTAAATTACTACATTGCTTACAAGTATGGAAGAAATCTACTTATAACCTATGGGAAATATTTTTTTATCAACGAAGAAAAATTTAAAAAAATTGAAAGTTTTTTTATAACTCATGGAGAAATATCGACTTTTGTAGGCAGGCTTATTCCCGGAGTAAGGCAATATATCTCATTTCCTGCCGGTCTTGCGAAAATGAACCTAACCAAATTTATATTTTACACGGCTCTTGGAGCAGGTATATGGGTCGTAATTCTCGCTTACGTTGGTTATTTCATCGGGAACAATATTGAACTTATTAGAGAAAAGCTTCACATTATAACAATAATAATTATCCCTTTTATAATTATAATAATTATGCTATATATCTATATAAACAAAAAAAAGAAAAAGGCTTGA